The Acropora palmata chromosome 10, jaAcrPala1.3, whole genome shotgun sequence genome contains a region encoding:
- the LOC141894415 gene encoding D-aspartate oxidase-like isoform X1 codes for MGSVGVVGAGIIGLSSAVCILERDPTVKLTVIADKFTPNTTSDGAAGLILPIHMGNTPVHLQRKWFKATMEELERLSQRDDAGSYLTIYKTTTFDVTDESCEDPFWADLVDGYRHLSQKELAQISKTTKFGYSFTTWFFNGRNYLPWLIERLKSLGGTISKKTINSLDELAGSYDVVVNCSGMGARKLVNDSLVHPIRGQVLRVYAPWIKQAYCLNTKEWHSIGRSCYILPQANGEVVLGGTAYHNNFDTRVNADDTRHILESTSQLVPSLKQARMINAWVGLRPGRTSARLEKEEKRFRDKSGKEACLKIVHNYGHGGSGLTMHWGCALDTADLVFEFLAAHEQLYSKL; via the exons ATGGGGTCTGTCGGTGTGGTTGGTGCAGGCATCATAGGGCTTTCCTCTGCTGTGTGTATTCTGGAAAGAGACCCGACTGTAAAATTAACGGTTATTGCAGATAAATTTACACCGAATACCACCAGTGATGGAGCTGCAGGACTTATTTTACCTATTCACATGGGAAATACGCCTGTTCATTTGCAGAG AAAATGGTTCAAAGCAACAATGGAGGAGCTGGAAAGGCTTTCTCAGCGAGATGATGCTGGATCATATCTGACAATTTATAAAACAACCACATTTGATGTTACAGATGAAAGTTGTGAG GATCCTTTCTGGGCTGATCTGGTTGATGGATATCGACATTTAAGTCAGAAGGAACTTgcacaaatttcaaaaacaacaaa GTTTGGATATTCCTTCACGACATGGTTTTTTAATGGAAGGAATTACCTGCCATGGCTTATTGAAAG GTTGAAAAGTCTTGGAggaacaatttcaaaaaaaacaattaattcaCTGGACGAG ctTGCAGGTAGTTATGATGTTGTTGTTAACTGTTCTGGAATGGGAGCACGTAAATTAGTCAATGATTCTTTGGTGCACCCAATTAGAGGTCAGGTATTGAGG gtgTATGCACCCTGGATAAAGCAAGCGTACTGCTTAAACACCAAAGAATGGCACAGTATTGGCAGAAGTTGCTACATCCTTCCACA aGCAAATGGGGAAGTTGTCCTAGGTGGAACAGCATATCACAATAACTTTGACACCAGAGTTAATGCTGATGATACCAGACATATCTTAGAATCCACTAGTCAGTTAGTGCCAAGTCTGAAG CAAGCCCGAATGATAAATGCTTGGGTTGGACTCCGACCTGGACGAACTAGTGCCAGGcttgaaaaagaagagaagagatTCAGGGATAAGTCTGGGAAAGAAGCATGTCTTAAA ATTGTTCACAACTATGGACATGGCGGTTCAGGTCTGACTATGCATTGGGGCTGTGCTTTGGATACAGCAGATTTAGTGTTTGAATTTCTTGCTGCTCATGAACAGCTGTATTCAAAATTGTAG
- the LOC141894415 gene encoding D-amino acid oxidase-like isoform X2, with product MEELERLSQRDDAGSYLTIYKTTTFDVTDESCEDPFWADLVDGYRHLSQKELAQISKTTKFGYSFTTWFFNGRNYLPWLIERLKSLGGTISKKTINSLDELAGSYDVVVNCSGMGARKLVNDSLVHPIRGQVLRVYAPWIKQAYCLNTKEWHSIGRSCYILPQANGEVVLGGTAYHNNFDTRVNADDTRHILESTSQLVPSLKQARMINAWVGLRPGRTSARLEKEEKRFRDKSGKEACLKIVHNYGHGGSGLTMHWGCALDTADLVFEFLAAHEQLYSKL from the exons ATGGAGGAGCTGGAAAGGCTTTCTCAGCGAGATGATGCTGGATCATATCTGACAATTTATAAAACAACCACATTTGATGTTACAGATGAAAGTTGTGAG GATCCTTTCTGGGCTGATCTGGTTGATGGATATCGACATTTAAGTCAGAAGGAACTTgcacaaatttcaaaaacaacaaa GTTTGGATATTCCTTCACGACATGGTTTTTTAATGGAAGGAATTACCTGCCATGGCTTATTGAAAG GTTGAAAAGTCTTGGAggaacaatttcaaaaaaaacaattaattcaCTGGACGAG ctTGCAGGTAGTTATGATGTTGTTGTTAACTGTTCTGGAATGGGAGCACGTAAATTAGTCAATGATTCTTTGGTGCACCCAATTAGAGGTCAGGTATTGAGG gtgTATGCACCCTGGATAAAGCAAGCGTACTGCTTAAACACCAAAGAATGGCACAGTATTGGCAGAAGTTGCTACATCCTTCCACA aGCAAATGGGGAAGTTGTCCTAGGTGGAACAGCATATCACAATAACTTTGACACCAGAGTTAATGCTGATGATACCAGACATATCTTAGAATCCACTAGTCAGTTAGTGCCAAGTCTGAAG CAAGCCCGAATGATAAATGCTTGGGTTGGACTCCGACCTGGACGAACTAGTGCCAGGcttgaaaaagaagagaagagatTCAGGGATAAGTCTGGGAAAGAAGCATGTCTTAAA ATTGTTCACAACTATGGACATGGCGGTTCAGGTCTGACTATGCATTGGGGCTGTGCTTTGGATACAGCAGATTTAGTGTTTGAATTTCTTGCTGCTCATGAACAGCTGTATTCAAAATTGTAG
- the LOC141894409 gene encoding putative phospholipase B-like 2, with translation MALGRELSKIFSVLLVACIAICLSNVNGEEKFVHVILDSDGKTLHVQPGRFPQRARQAVVAGGMFRDAINSTGWSVLEVHTNSSFPDNVQASAAGMIEGSLTGELMHKAYQNTLAGYCESDIDFCKKLGKFLGENLKWISAQIANNPEDRYWYQVDLILRQFEGVKQGYLSNSSLPVINDLGFLLMQADGDLGDLQAVLGKKKYHHVQGSGSCSALIKLLPSNQDLYISQVTWNSYSSLLRVFKLIDTPFTVNGNKGNIIPGRKQSFSSYPGTLTSGDDFYMLSSGMVSQETTIGNANPNLWKYVTEKGVVLEWMRIIVANRLARSTEEWVDLFSKYNSGTYNNQWMILDYKLFTSGEAIKPGTLYVLEQLPGIIESADMSVFLQDHSYWPSYNVPYFPYIFNMSGSLESVKKFGSWFSYEGAPRAQIFKRDQHKVVDMDSMMKLMRYNDYQHDPLARCNCTPPYSAENGISARSDLNPADGKYPFGALGHRKHGGTDAKITNSEMVKSLECVAVSGPTHDQQPVFKWSTSGWDTPLGHPDAWDFEPIVVKWQEN, from the exons ATGGCTTTAGGAAGAGAACTTTCCAagattttttctgttttgttagTCGCGTGTATCGCCATCTGCTTAAGCAATGTCAATGGAGaggaaaaatttgttcacGTCATCTTAGATTCTGATGGCAAAACATTGCATGTTCAGCCCGGACGCTTTCCTCAAAGAGCAAGACAAGCTGTGGTTGCTGGGGGCATGTTTCGCGATGCAATAAATTCCACTGG aTGGTCTGTTCTTGAGGTGCACACAAATTCCTCTTTTCCTGACAACGTTCAAGCCTCGGCTGCTGGAATGATTGAGGGATCTCTAACAGGAGAATTAATGCACAAAGCATATCAAAACACTCTTGCTGGTTACTGCGAGTCTGACATAGACTTTTGTAAGAAGCTGGGTAAATTCCTTGGAGAAAACCTGAAATGGATTTCAGCGCAAATTGCTAACAACCCTGAAGATAGATATTGGTACCAG gtTGATCTAATTCTTCGGCAGTTTGAAGGAGTAAAACAAGGCTATTTGTCAAATTCAAGTCTTCCTGTTATTAATGATTTAGGATTTCT tcTCATGCAAGCTGATGGTGACCTGGGAGATTTGCAGGCAgtccttggaaaaaaaaaatatcaccaTGTGCAAGGTTCTGGGTCTTGCTCAGCCTTGATAAAGCTTTTGCCAAGCAACCAAGACTTGTACATCTCTCAGGTCACTTGGAATTCCTATTCATCCTTGTTGAGAGTTTTCAAGCTTATTGACACTCCTTTCACTGTGAATGGTAACAAAG GGAACATTATTCCAGGAAGAAAGCAAAGTTTCTCATCCTATCCAGGAACCTTGACTAGTGGTGATGATTTTTACATGCTAAGCAGTGGAATG GTATCCCAAGAGACAACCATAGGAAATGCAAACCCAAATTTATGGAAGTATGTCACTGAAAAAGGAGTCGTTTTGGAATGGATGCGTATCATTGTTGCCAATCGCCTAGCAAGAAGCACAGAAGAATGGGTTGATTTGTTCTCAAAGTACAACAGTGGAAC TTACAATAACCAG tgGATGATTCTGGATTACAAACTGTTTACATCTGGTGAAGCTATCAAGCCTGGGACACTATATGTCCTAGAGCAATTGCCAGGCATCATTGAGTCTGCTGATATGTCAGTTTTCTTGCAAGATCATTCCTACTGGCCCAGTTACAATGTACC GTATTTCCCATATATTTTCAACATGAGTGGTTCGTTGGAATCTGTAAAGAAGTTTGGTTCATGGTTCAGCTATGAGGGTGCACCTCGGGCTCAGATCTTCAAACGAGATCAACACAAAGTGGTTGATATGGACTCCATGATGAAGCTAATGAG ATACAATGATTATCAACATGACCCTTTGGCTCGCTGCAACTGCACTCCACCCTACAGTGCAGAAAATGGCATTTCTGCTCGCTCTGATTTAAACCCAGCTGATGGAAAATACCCATTTGGGGCCCTGGGACACAGGAAACATGGGGGAACTGATGCCAAG ATAACAAATTCTGAGATGGTTAAAAGCCTTGAGTGTGTGGCAGTTAGTGGTCCAACACATGACCAGCAGCCAGTATTCAAGTGGAGCACATCAGGTTGGGACACACCTCTTGGTCATCCAGATGCTTGGGACTTTGAACCAATTGTGGTCAAGTGGCAGGAAAACTAG
- the LOC141894412 gene encoding uncharacterized protein LOC141894412 — translation MRLNEKCVAEYSTSSAPTDREGYLNKKGELNRGYQRRWFILKGNLLYYFEKRSDKEPIGVVVLDNCHVELAESGEPYAFQITFGGDGRTYILGADSSKEMEAWMRSITHSNYDCLRMMVESFESTLEKLTSDENDLASVSSISYPDDNLNRIDNLNNNATNIVKFGDEKDTQDAYGKERTYPERVEGFRVRSNESVENLFPPLSGAPSTGNEDSVVTFRNGEPAIGDLISFNDESDDEQVSIPSEFRLDDTFFSFSKHTTGIMPLNYSDMGQLEHMHAQNLLGKLGGNVPSRSKDDSELDWRGRRDPLPRTRRPKSERRKNNVHSGYTAERVDIGKSETLSRLSPDEKIMRSHLERRSVFRHLHDLYSASICVKCKEFGGKVSTT, via the coding sequence ATGAGGCTGAACGAGAAATGCGTGGCTGAATATTCTACTTCCTCTGCGCCAACCGACAGAGAAGGATATCTCAACAAGAAAGGGGAATTGAACAGGGGATATCAGCGGCGATGGTTTATTCTTAAAGGAAATCTTCTGTATTACTTTGAAAAGCGGTCTGACAAAGAACCGATTGGTGTTGTTGTGCTGGATAATTGCCACGTCGAATTAGCCGAGAGCGGGGAACCGTACGCGTTTCAGATCACATTTGGCGGTGATGGAAGAACCTATATCCTTGGAGCTGATTCGTCAAAGGAAATGGAAGCTTGGATGAGATCGATCACGCATTCGAATTATGACTGTTTGCGAATGATGGTAGAATCGTTTGAAAGCACTTTGGAAAAGCTTACATCCGATGAAAATGACTTGGCCTCTGTTAGCTCAATTAGTTATCCGGATGACAATTTAAATCGCATCGACAACCTTAATAATAATGCTACCAATATTGTTAAATTTGGGGATGAAAAGGACACCCAGGATGCTTATGGAAAAGAGAGAACTTACCCTGAGCGTGTTGAAGGTTTTAGAGTACGAAGCAATGAAAGTGTGGAAAATCTGTTCCCTCCACTTTCAGGGGCACCATCCACCGGAAACGAGGACAGTGTTGTTACTTTCAGAAATGGAGAACCAGCAATTGGGGATTTAATTAGTTTTAATGATGAAAGTGATGATGAGCAAGTGTCTATTCCAAGTGAATTCCGACTTGATGATActttcttctcattttctaAACACACCACAGGCATAATGCCCCTTAATTACTCTGATATGGGGCAGTTGGAGCACATGCATGCACAGAATCTGTTGGGCAAATTGGGTGGCAATGTACCATCTCGAAGCAAGGATGACAGTGAACTGGACTGGAGGGGAAGAAGGGACCCTCTACCACGTACCCGGAGACCGAAATCGGAACGAAGGAAAAATAATGTACATTCAGGTTATACAGCAGAAAGAGTAGACATAGGCAAATCTGAGACCCTCTCGAGACTATCACCAGATGAGAAAATTATGCGGTCTCATTTAGAGCGCAGAAGTGTCTTCAGGCATCTTCATGACCTTTACAGTGCATCAATTTGTGTTAAATGCAAAGAATTTGGAGGGAAAGTTTCAACCACATAA